The following are encoded in a window of Bacillus sp. SORGH_AS_0510 genomic DNA:
- a CDS encoding DUF4097 domain-containing protein, with protein sequence MKRILILLLIITGLYIVFNQGFQMDWFKAAETKNTQAAVTTETDLIEINVASVSTTIIPEDRKDLKAVYNGKEKLTVRESGDKIEVAIKNKWFDWFNWAPFSKKKELKIYIPETYDRNMSIDLGSGNLQFSGPSKNKPVNLDELTVDIGSGNLNLTNLTVKHFEQDVSSGNVNIDSLKADSGAFDVSSGNLEIKHYTGPIEADVSSGRLSIQVDQLVDSITIDVSSGDVTLDVPNDADFTLNGDVSSGMISSDLPLTSKEQSKHSIQGKHGTGKFPINLDVSSGNIRIQ encoded by the coding sequence ATGAAAAGAATTTTGATATTACTATTAATCATCACAGGATTATATATTGTTTTCAATCAAGGCTTCCAAATGGATTGGTTTAAGGCAGCGGAGACAAAAAATACACAAGCGGCCGTAACAACCGAAACGGACTTGATTGAAATAAACGTTGCTAGTGTAAGTACCACAATCATTCCGGAAGACCGGAAAGATTTAAAAGCCGTCTATAATGGAAAAGAAAAACTTACAGTCAGAGAATCTGGTGACAAAATTGAAGTGGCCATAAAAAACAAATGGTTCGATTGGTTTAACTGGGCTCCTTTTTCGAAAAAGAAAGAACTAAAAATCTATATTCCAGAAACATATGATCGTAATATGAGCATTGATTTAGGTTCAGGTAATTTACAATTCTCTGGTCCTTCAAAAAATAAGCCGGTGAATTTAGATGAATTGACCGTTGATATTGGATCAGGGAACCTCAACCTTACTAATCTGACAGTTAAGCATTTTGAGCAGGACGTTTCATCAGGGAATGTGAACATTGATTCACTAAAGGCGGATTCAGGTGCATTTGATGTGAGTTCTGGTAACCTAGAAATCAAACACTATACGGGTCCAATTGAGGCTGATGTATCCTCCGGTAGGCTTTCGATTCAAGTCGATCAACTAGTAGATTCAATCACCATCGATGTTAGCTCAGGAGATGTAACCCTTGATGTACCAAATGATGCTGATTTCACACTGAATGGGGACGTAAGCAGCGGCATGATTTCAAGCGACCTGCCATTGACCTCCAAAGAACAGAGTAAACATAGTATTCAAGGAAAACATGGCACAGGAAAATTTCCTATCAACCTCGATGTCTCGAGTGGGAATATCAGAATCCAATAG
- a CDS encoding alpha-glucosidase — protein MNKLWWKEAVAYQIYPRSFMDSNGDGIGDIKGIISKLDYLKELGIDVIWVSPMYQSPNDDNGYDISDYQEIMKEFGTMADFNLLLEETHRRGMKLILDLVINHTSDEHPWFIESRSSKENPKRDWYIWRDGKTGKEPNNWESIFGGSAWKYDEETDQYFMHIFSKKQPDLNWENEEVRKALYEMVNWWLDKGIDGFRVDAISHIKKEEGLEDMPNPEGLQYVSCFDKMMNVDGIHTFLHELKEETFAKYDIMTVGEANGVTVDDVEDVERWVGEKNGKFNMVFQFEHLALWDAEAKKELNIVELKDVLSRWQKGLENKGWNALFIENHDQPRVVSTWGNDKEFWRESATAFGTMYFLMQGTPFIYQGQEIGMTNVQFDSIDDYDDVSAKNMYRIKRAEGVSHEEIMEVIWASGRDNSRTPMQWSTEENGGFSTGNPWLKVNPNFKDINVAAQQKDEKSVLSFYKKLIRLKKANEVFTYGTYDLLLKDDPQIFAYTRTLNEEKMLIITNLSTQPAVMDGVSLDYRHLLLYNYEVSPHETLTQLTLNPYEARVYRIE, from the coding sequence ATGAATAAATTATGGTGGAAAGAAGCTGTTGCCTATCAGATTTATCCTCGAAGCTTCATGGATTCCAATGGAGATGGGATTGGGGATATCAAGGGCATCATCTCTAAATTAGATTATTTAAAAGAGCTTGGTATTGATGTGATTTGGGTTAGTCCAATGTATCAATCGCCTAATGACGATAATGGTTATGATATCAGTGATTACCAGGAGATTATGAAAGAGTTCGGAACAATGGCTGATTTTAATCTCCTTTTAGAGGAGACGCATCGCCGTGGGATGAAACTCATTCTCGACTTAGTCATTAACCACACGAGTGATGAACATCCTTGGTTTATCGAATCTCGTTCTTCCAAAGAGAATCCAAAGCGTGATTGGTACATCTGGCGTGATGGAAAAACTGGTAAAGAACCGAATAACTGGGAAAGCATATTTGGTGGTTCCGCTTGGAAATATGATGAAGAAACGGATCAGTATTTCATGCATATTTTTTCTAAAAAGCAGCCTGACCTTAACTGGGAGAATGAAGAGGTCAGGAAGGCACTATATGAAATGGTAAACTGGTGGCTTGATAAGGGAATCGATGGGTTCCGTGTCGATGCGATTAGTCATATCAAAAAAGAAGAGGGCCTAGAGGACATGCCAAATCCTGAAGGACTTCAATATGTATCTTGCTTTGATAAAATGATGAATGTAGATGGGATTCATACGTTCTTGCATGAGTTAAAGGAAGAAACGTTTGCTAAATATGACATAATGACTGTTGGGGAAGCGAACGGAGTAACAGTTGATGACGTAGAAGATGTGGAGCGTTGGGTCGGCGAAAAAAATGGTAAGTTCAATATGGTTTTCCAATTCGAGCATTTAGCACTTTGGGATGCCGAAGCGAAAAAAGAACTAAATATTGTGGAACTTAAGGATGTATTGTCCCGGTGGCAAAAAGGGTTGGAGAATAAAGGCTGGAACGCCTTGTTCATCGAGAACCACGACCAGCCGCGTGTAGTATCTACATGGGGTAATGACAAAGAATTCTGGCGTGAGAGTGCAACTGCGTTCGGTACGATGTATTTTCTCATGCAGGGTACACCATTTATTTATCAGGGGCAAGAAATCGGCATGACGAATGTTCAGTTTGATTCCATCGATGATTATGATGACGTATCCGCAAAGAATATGTACCGTATTAAGCGGGCAGAAGGTGTTTCACATGAGGAAATCATGGAAGTGATTTGGGCTTCTGGCCGTGATAACTCTCGGACTCCAATGCAGTGGTCAACTGAGGAAAATGGTGGTTTCAGTACAGGTAATCCATGGTTGAAGGTAAACCCGAATTTTAAGGACATCAATGTTGCGGCACAACAAAAAGACGAGAAGTCTGTTTTGAGCTTTTATAAAAAGTTGATTCGCTTAAAGAAGGCAAACGAAGTATTTACCTATGGTACGTATGATTTGCTTTTGAAAGATGATCCGCAAATTTTTGCATATACTAGAACTTTAAATGAAGAAAAGATGTTGATCATTACGAATCTATCCACACAGCCTGCTGTGATGGATGGAGTGTCACTCGATTATCGCCACTTGCTGCTTTATAACTATGAGGTTTCACCACATGAAACACTCACTCAATTGACTTTAAATCCTTATGAGGCAAGAGTATATCGTATAGAATAA
- a CDS encoding MATE family efflux transporter: MEEQTNKLQEQSLFSISWPLFIELTLHMGMGIFATFMLSHYSDSAAAGVGVANQLLNIFILVFTVTSIGATVLISQNLGAGRLKTAKQLSRSVFGLNFWFGITISIIVFLFGEQLLLLFDIHGKVFEYGHTFIRICGISLFFESISLALSAVLRSYGYTKESMVVTVIMDLISIGGNIVALSGIFGLPITGVTGVSWAIVAARFYAVCALIYLVYNRLSLKLEIRDIFNAKKEDIKGLLAIGIPSAGENLSYQLSQLLITSFVVSMGTASLAARVYILNINMICFLFTLAIAQGTQLLVARYIGAKQFHRALKRGIRTLRIAMIASFVTSLVIALIGSPILKTFTQDVSIIAVGIPVLWAIVFVEPGRAMNIVLMSSLKSAGDVRFPVIIGMISMWGIAVSLSYLFGIHFGLGLLGVWLAQGADEWLRGCFALRRWLMKPWEHKIKGRVPA, from the coding sequence TTGGAAGAACAGACAAATAAGCTTCAAGAACAATCACTGTTTAGTATTTCGTGGCCTCTTTTTATTGAATTGACTCTTCATATGGGTATGGGGATTTTCGCTACCTTTATGTTAAGTCATTATTCTGATTCTGCAGCTGCAGGGGTCGGAGTAGCCAATCAGTTATTAAACATTTTCATCTTGGTATTTACCGTTACATCTATTGGAGCTACCGTCCTCATTAGCCAAAACCTTGGCGCTGGTCGACTGAAAACGGCGAAACAATTATCACGCTCTGTATTTGGTCTTAATTTTTGGTTCGGAATTACTATCTCTATCATCGTTTTTCTTTTTGGAGAACAGCTTCTGCTTCTTTTTGATATCCATGGGAAAGTATTTGAATATGGCCATACCTTTATCCGTATTTGCGGAATCTCTCTCTTTTTTGAATCGATTTCGTTGGCTTTAAGTGCCGTTTTGCGCAGTTATGGATATACGAAGGAATCTATGGTGGTCACTGTCATCATGGACTTGATTAGTATCGGAGGGAATATCGTGGCATTATCGGGAATTTTCGGTCTACCGATTACAGGTGTAACCGGTGTGTCATGGGCAATTGTTGCAGCCAGATTTTATGCTGTTTGTGCACTAATTTACCTTGTCTATAATCGGCTTTCTCTAAAGCTAGAGATACGAGACATCTTCAATGCAAAAAAGGAAGATATCAAAGGGCTTCTTGCAATTGGAATACCGTCTGCAGGAGAAAATTTGTCCTATCAATTATCACAGCTGTTAATTACTAGTTTTGTAGTCTCAATGGGAACCGCTTCTTTGGCTGCCCGTGTATATATATTAAATATCAACATGATTTGTTTTCTATTTACACTAGCTATTGCTCAAGGGACACAGCTATTAGTAGCTCGTTATATTGGCGCCAAGCAGTTTCATCGTGCCCTTAAACGCGGCATTCGTACACTAAGAATTGCCATGATCGCCTCATTCGTTACTTCATTAGTCATTGCGCTTATCGGATCCCCGATATTGAAGACCTTTACTCAGGATGTTAGCATAATCGCTGTGGGTATCCCTGTTTTATGGGCGATTGTTTTTGTTGAACCAGGTAGAGCCATGAATATTGTCTTGATGAGTTCATTAAAGTCTGCTGGGGATGTTCGATTTCCGGTCATCATAGGTATGATATCCATGTGGGGAATTGCCGTTTCACTAAGCTACCTGTTTGGCATTCATTTTGGTTTAGGACTGTTAGGTGTTTGGCTTGCACAAGGAGCAGATGAATGGCTGCGCGGCTGTTTTGCTTTAAGGAGATGGCTTATGAAGCCATGGGAGCACAAGATAAAAGGTAGAGTTCCTGCATAA
- a CDS encoding EAL domain-containing protein translates to MGTKKINDPTYWKLIFSLIVFIELLDIAVSIFYPTIKFLKIISIIILIGALPIFLRSLKGIEKKDEELRQNKLKLKNIFDTLDVAIWSHDLKSGTLLITPGIEKLYGYSYIDFYKDLNLWKKVIYPEDLEVIADRGKKLALGETVTSVYRIIRPDGEVRWIQDRGFPTLDENGEFIDFTSVLFDITDRKESEDRYRSLVEMSPDIIAVVNYEKIEYINEAGWKLVGAKHPEELIGHSPLKFVPAQIVEAFKVRGNPQEQNKVRLEFKVKKLNGETIDVEMASTPIFYEGRFAVQVVGRDITERKRAEETIKNMAFYDTLTGLPNRNRFKHQLNDALNKQEENKRLAVLFLDLDRFKIINDTKGHNTGDIVLQRVADRLEMSVKNEGMVSRQGGDEFIILLEDVDKDRAALVAQRILYEFSKPIEVNNQEFFVTPSIGISLYPSDGLDEETLIKNADKAMYQAKERGKNNFRFYSSSLNGNSVRKMELENGLRKAIERNQLTLHYQPQVSLATGEIVGIEALVRWNHPEHGFIAPSEFIPLAEETGLIVPIGKWVLWEACKQRKAWKNAGFKNFPIAVNVSVRQFEDDYFIEYISTILEEMGLQANHLELEITESIMQNLENSTIILNQLKELGVLLSMDDFGTGYSSLSYLKHLPIDKIKIDKSFVDDIIYHSNQGTMVKTIIDMGMNLNFVVIAEGIETEEQLSFLKTNACDIGQGYLFSRPLPADNLEQYLIVGNKKRG, encoded by the coding sequence TTGGGGACGAAGAAGATAAATGATCCAACTTATTGGAAACTCATTTTTAGTTTGATCGTCTTTATAGAGCTGCTAGACATTGCAGTTTCTATTTTCTATCCAACTATTAAGTTCTTAAAAATTATTTCTATTATTATACTCATTGGAGCTCTTCCGATTTTTCTTCGTTCATTAAAAGGAATTGAAAAAAAGGACGAAGAACTTCGCCAAAATAAGCTAAAATTAAAAAATATCTTTGATACACTTGATGTTGCCATTTGGTCACACGATTTAAAGTCAGGCACTTTGTTAATCACCCCAGGTATCGAAAAATTATATGGCTATTCTTACATCGATTTTTACAAGGACTTAAATCTTTGGAAAAAGGTTATCTATCCTGAAGATTTAGAAGTAATTGCGGACAGAGGAAAAAAGCTTGCTTTAGGGGAAACAGTTACAAGTGTGTATCGGATAATTCGTCCTGATGGGGAAGTCCGTTGGATTCAGGATAGAGGGTTTCCTACATTGGATGAAAATGGGGAATTTATCGACTTTACGAGTGTTTTATTTGATATAACGGATCGAAAAGAGAGTGAGGACCGTTATCGTAGTTTGGTAGAAATGTCTCCAGATATTATTGCGGTCGTTAATTATGAAAAAATCGAATACATTAATGAAGCTGGTTGGAAGTTAGTTGGTGCTAAACATCCTGAAGAATTAATCGGCCATTCTCCATTAAAGTTTGTCCCTGCACAAATTGTGGAAGCTTTTAAAGTAAGAGGCAATCCCCAAGAACAGAATAAAGTTAGACTCGAATTTAAGGTAAAAAAACTGAATGGAGAGACTATTGATGTGGAAATGGCGTCCACTCCGATTTTCTATGAGGGCAGGTTTGCTGTTCAAGTTGTCGGTAGAGATATAACGGAGCGGAAAAGGGCAGAGGAGACCATCAAAAATATGGCCTTTTACGACACATTAACAGGGCTGCCTAATAGAAACAGGTTCAAACATCAACTTAACGACGCATTAAACAAGCAGGAAGAAAACAAAAGGCTCGCCGTCTTATTTTTAGATTTAGATCGATTCAAGATTATTAATGACACAAAAGGACATAACACCGGAGATATTGTGCTGCAAAGAGTAGCGGATCGGCTAGAAATGTCTGTTAAAAACGAGGGAATGGTCTCAAGGCAAGGTGGAGATGAATTTATTATCCTGCTGGAAGATGTGGATAAAGATCGGGCGGCACTGGTAGCCCAGCGAATTCTTTACGAGTTTTCAAAACCAATCGAAGTGAACAATCAGGAGTTTTTTGTTACTCCTAGTATTGGAATCAGCCTCTATCCTTCCGATGGTTTGGATGAGGAAACATTAATTAAAAATGCAGATAAGGCAATGTATCAGGCAAAAGAGCGTGGAAAAAATAATTTCCGGTTTTACTCATCCAGTTTGAATGGGAATTCGGTTCGAAAAATGGAACTGGAAAACGGACTACGAAAAGCAATCGAGAGGAATCAACTAACCCTTCATTATCAACCGCAAGTCTCTTTAGCAACGGGAGAAATTGTAGGGATTGAAGCATTGGTGCGTTGGAATCATCCGGAGCATGGATTTATTGCGCCTTCAGAATTTATTCCATTAGCAGAGGAAACAGGGTTGATTGTTCCAATAGGCAAATGGGTATTATGGGAAGCGTGCAAACAAAGGAAAGCTTGGAAAAATGCAGGATTTAAGAATTTTCCGATTGCAGTGAATGTTTCTGTGAGACAATTTGAGGATGATTACTTTATTGAATATATCTCAACGATCCTAGAAGAAATGGGACTTCAAGCGAATCATTTGGAATTAGAAATTACCGAAAGTATCATGCAAAATCTAGAGAATTCTACGATTATCTTAAATCAATTAAAAGAGCTAGGTGTTCTTTTATCCATGGATGACTTTGGCACTGGATACTCGTCCCTTAGTTATTTAAAGCATCTTCCAATCGATAAGATTAAAATAGATAAATCGTTTGTAGACGACATCATTTATCACTCCAACCAAGGAACAATGGTAAAAACGATCATCGATATGGGAATGAATTTAAATTTTGTGGTCATTGCTGAAGGGATCGAAACAGAAGAACAACTTTCATTCTTAAAGACCAATGCATGTGACATTGGTCAAGGGTACTTATTTAGTAGACCGTTACCGGCTGACAATCTAGAACAATATTTAATCGTAGGAAATAAGAAAAGAGGCTGA
- a CDS encoding rhodanese-like domain-containing protein has product MTIKNLTAKELHERLRGDEKVVVLDVRAEEKYKEFHIEASQNIPKTIIFEMEENEGNPSLSLPQDSEIIVTCTTGNSATKCAKILDAHNYKVSVLEGGLTAWKAYLLSLQE; this is encoded by the coding sequence ATGACAATTAAAAATTTGACTGCTAAGGAACTTCATGAAAGGCTACGAGGAGATGAAAAGGTAGTTGTTTTAGACGTTCGGGCAGAAGAAAAATATAAGGAATTTCACATAGAAGCAAGTCAAAATATCCCTAAGACTATTATTTTTGAAATGGAAGAAAACGAAGGGAATCCGTCTCTTTCCTTGCCTCAAGACAGTGAAATCATTGTTACATGCACGACAGGGAATTCTGCAACCAAATGCGCAAAGATTCTCGATGCGCACAATTATAAGGTTTCGGTTTTAGAGGGCGGACTTACAGCCTGGAAAGCCTATCTGCTTTCTTTGCAAGAATAG
- a CDS encoding purine/pyrimidine permease, producing MNDVTRKDSALLSGVQGIQWAVFMLTNIIAVPVVVGAAFHMSPADISTFMQRMLLVSGAATLIQVFIGHRLPVVEGAAGMWWAIFILLGTMSAPGGQGLLLQQLEMGLIIAGLFLAIVSFLPIIEKIRLLFTPIVTGVYLILLVSQLSGSFFKSILGITATNELNGKITLICLVEIIIILLFSLKAKGIWKSMGPLVGIVVGWTLFHLFGFIHQGQVYKPSSWFALPELFSWGAPKFDLGIVLTSVITSVVLISNVIASILVVGIALEKEIQPKQYQKGILGNGVNLLVSGIFSVVGVVPLSVSAGFITTTGIRAKRPLLIGAVLIIVIGFFPYIGEFLSTLPLEVAYASLFIPFSQMMGFGIRDLMGQEPSSRNLLVIGLSLMVGIGMMFMPPAAFESVAPWLRNIIANGLLVGLMSCLLFEHVLFREKKVENSTN from the coding sequence ATGAATGACGTAACAAGAAAAGACAGTGCCCTTTTGTCAGGAGTGCAAGGCATCCAGTGGGCTGTTTTTATGCTAACGAATATCATTGCCGTGCCGGTTGTAGTGGGTGCAGCTTTTCACATGTCTCCAGCAGACATTTCAACCTTTATGCAACGGATGCTATTGGTTTCTGGTGCAGCAACCCTAATACAAGTATTTATTGGCCATCGTCTCCCAGTTGTCGAAGGGGCGGCGGGAATGTGGTGGGCCATCTTTATCCTGCTCGGTACAATGAGTGCACCGGGAGGACAGGGTCTTTTACTACAGCAGCTAGAAATGGGTCTTATCATTGCTGGGTTATTCTTAGCGATAGTAAGCTTCCTGCCGATTATTGAAAAAATCCGTTTATTATTCACACCTATTGTTACAGGGGTTTATTTAATCCTATTAGTCAGCCAGCTTAGCGGCTCTTTTTTCAAGAGTATTCTTGGAATTACAGCTACGAATGAGCTCAATGGAAAAATTACATTGATTTGCTTGGTTGAAATTATTATTATTTTACTTTTTTCTTTAAAAGCAAAAGGTATTTGGAAAAGCATGGGGCCTCTTGTTGGTATCGTGGTTGGCTGGACCTTGTTCCATCTTTTCGGATTCATACATCAGGGGCAAGTCTATAAACCAAGCAGTTGGTTTGCGCTGCCGGAACTTTTCAGCTGGGGAGCTCCCAAGTTTGATTTAGGGATCGTATTGACCTCCGTTATTACTTCCGTTGTGTTAATCTCTAATGTTATTGCGAGTATTTTGGTAGTGGGGATTGCTCTTGAAAAAGAAATCCAGCCAAAGCAGTATCAAAAGGGGATCTTGGGTAACGGAGTGAACTTGCTTGTTTCAGGAATATTCTCGGTTGTCGGCGTTGTTCCTTTGTCTGTTTCAGCAGGATTTATCACAACAACGGGGATTAGAGCAAAACGCCCTCTTTTAATTGGAGCTGTTTTAATCATTGTCATTGGATTTTTCCCTTATATAGGCGAGTTTCTATCGACTTTGCCACTGGAGGTTGCTTATGCGTCCTTGTTCATTCCATTCTCGCAGATGATGGGTTTTGGCATTCGGGATTTAATGGGCCAGGAGCCGTCCTCACGAAATTTATTAGTTATCGGCCTTTCATTGATGGTAGGGATTGGAATGATGTTCATGCCACCAGCAGCAT
- a CDS encoding bile acid:sodium symporter family protein, giving the protein MLQKLNKQLEKIMPLITPVGVVTGVIFSIHLKDFSYLIPWIFAFMTFAGSLSSNFRSLKEVMVHPFPILLAMLILHVLMPAWAWGVGHIAFSSDAYTITGLILGMVIPTGVTSFIWVSIYKGNIPLVLSLILIDTLLSPIIVPLSLSLFIGQKVEMDFVSIMRGLLGMVVIPSMVGMLLNQITKGKIKDQLGSRLAPFSKISIGIVVMLNGAVVAPYLKNINLKLVAIMLTVFCIAFTGYLFSFLLGRLMKMDRDTVVTLTFTGGMRNISAGAVLAVSFFPAAVAVPVVVGMLFQQILASTNGYFLDRYYNKKVDKQQSLVI; this is encoded by the coding sequence ATGCTGCAAAAATTAAATAAACAACTTGAGAAAATCATGCCGCTTATTACTCCAGTAGGCGTAGTTACTGGAGTAATTTTTAGTATTCATCTAAAGGATTTTTCCTATCTTATTCCGTGGATTTTTGCATTTATGACCTTTGCAGGTAGTTTAAGTTCTAATTTTCGTTCCTTAAAAGAGGTCATGGTCCATCCTTTCCCGATTTTATTAGCGATGTTGATTTTACATGTTCTTATGCCAGCTTGGGCATGGGGGGTAGGTCATATCGCTTTTTCTAGTGATGCTTATACAATTACGGGGCTTATTTTAGGAATGGTCATCCCAACAGGCGTCACGAGCTTCATCTGGGTATCCATTTACAAGGGAAATATTCCATTGGTCCTATCTCTGATTTTAATAGATACATTGCTTTCCCCGATTATCGTTCCGCTTTCCCTTTCATTATTTATTGGTCAAAAAGTCGAAATGGACTTTGTAAGCATTATGAGAGGACTGCTTGGAATGGTGGTTATTCCTTCCATGGTAGGAATGTTATTAAATCAAATAACAAAGGGGAAAATTAAGGACCAATTGGGTTCCCGACTAGCTCCTTTTTCAAAAATAAGCATAGGCATTGTTGTGATGTTAAACGGGGCAGTTGTTGCCCCATATTTAAAAAACATTAACCTAAAGCTTGTAGCAATTATGCTAACCGTCTTTTGCATTGCTTTCACGGGGTATTTATTTTCCTTCCTTTTGGGTCGGTTGATGAAGATGGATCGCGATACGGTCGTCACCCTAACGTTTACAGGTGGGATGAGGAATATAAGTGCTGGTGCGGTGTTAGCCGTTTCCTTTTTCCCTGCAGCGGTGGCCGTCCCTGTGGTCGTCGGGATGCTTTTTCAACAAATTTTAGCATCTACAAATGGATATTTTCTCGACCGGTATTATAATAAAAAGGTCGATAAACAACAATCTTTAGTTATTTAA